A window of Marinobacter sp. es.042 genomic DNA:
GGCGCTTACGAAGGGTCTTTTGCATGTGCAGACCGAAGGACTCCATGAATTCGTCCTTGTGGTCGAGAACCGTCAGGTCGTCCTCGCCAATCAGCTCGTCCTCGCGACCCAGCGCACAGGGCGCCAGGACGCAGGCAACCGAGACCTTGTCAAAATCGGCTTGAATGAACCGGCCTTCCCGATCGGCCTGTTCGTTGGCAAATCCATACATGATGGCCTTCGGGAAATGACGGGTGTATATACCGACACCGCCATCTTCATTCTTTTCGCCATCAATAAAGTAGGCCTCGTAACCTTCCGGAATCAGGTTATAGTCCTCAATCTCGTAGGCCCGCATGCGATGGTCCTGAACGCAGACAACGTCAGCGTCCTGCTCCGCCAGCCAGTCGAAAAAACCTTTTTCAACAGCCTGGGCGAGGCCATTGACGCTGATTGATACTACCCGCATACGTGTTCCCTGATTCGGTTTGTGTGTATGATACCGTTTTTACGAGCTAATTAAAGATCAACACCCGCCAGAAGCCTTGTCATGCACGACTATCAGCAAAAATTTATCGAATTTGCCATCCGCCGGAATGTACTTCGCTTTGGTGAGTTCACGCTCAAGTCGGGCCGAACCAGCCCCTACTTTTTCAATGCTGGACTTTTCAATACCGGGGACGACCTGCTTCAGTTAAGCAAGGCCTATGCCGCCGCGATCGCGCGCAGCGGGCTGGATTATGACATTATTTTCGGCCCTGCCTATAAGGGCATTCCGTTGGCCACCGTCACAGCAATGGCGCTGGCTACAGACGGTAACAGCAAACCCTTTGCGTTTAATCGCAAGGAAAAGAAAGATCATGGTGAGGGCGGCAACATTGTTGGCGCACCGTTGCAGGGCAAAGTACTGATTGTCGATGATGTGATCACCGCCGGTACCGCGATCCGGGAATCCATCGATATCATCCGGGCCGCCGGGGCTGAACCCGCAGGCGTGCTGATTGCTCTGGATCGCCAGGAAAAAGGCAATGGCGAACTGTCTGCCATCCAGGAAGTGGAAAAGGAATTCGGTATTCCGGTGGTGAGCATTATTCGTCTCGAGCAGGTTTTGGACTATCTTAAAGCCAACCCGGAGTTTGCCGGGCATGCCGAAAAGGTAGCCAGTTATCGGGATCGTTACGGAGTCTGATTGATGGCCAATCGTCTGACCGCACTTTCTGTTAAAACAACGGCGCTGGCGCTTGCCCTGGGGTTTTCTGCCCAGGCCGCCGCCAATATGTACCGTTACACGGATGAGAACGGTCAGATCGTAATCAGCAGCACTATTCCTCAGGAGGCCACCAAACGTGGCTATGACATCCTGAACGACAACGGCCGCGTGATTGACACCATTCCGCCGGCACCCACCGAAGAAGAAATTGCGGCCCGGGAAGCGGAAAAACAGCGCCAGAAGGAACTCGCAGAACAGCGCGAGCAAGACCGGGCGCTGCTGAAACGCTTCAGCCATCCTGATCAGGCCGTGAGAGCCATGCACCGGAAAATCCGAGAGCTTGAGGGCCTGATACAGCTCAAGCGAGGCAACATCTCGGTGATATCCAGCCAGTTGGATAACGAACAGAGCCGTGCCGCCAACATGGAACGGGCCGGCCGCGAGATTCCAGAGGGCACGCTGGAAAAAATCCGGCGACTGGAATCCCAGATACGGGACATTGAGCGGGAAATCACCTCACAGACCCAGGAAATCGAAGAACTGCGCAAGGCCTTCGAGGCCGACATTGAGCGCCTGGAAGAGGTTACCGGCGAGGCACGGACCCTGCCACTCGATCACACCGAGGCCGAAAATTAATTCTTCTCTGAAATCCTAAGGCAAAAAAAGGCCGCTGGTGTTACCCAGCGGCCTTTTCGTTTCACTCACCAATCGGTGAGACGCTATCCGCAATTCAGGCGGAAGCAGTCGTCTTCTTGGCAGTAGAAGTGGTCTTGCGCGCAGTAGTCTTGCGTGCAGCCGGCTTCTTCGGCTCAACAGATTTCTTCACATCCTGCGCTGCGTCAGACACGTCTTCTGCGACTTCTGCGACTGCGTCAGCACCTTCGGCTGCTTCTTTTTCCAGCTTGGCAACCAGGTCACCAGCAAAGCTACCAAAACGGCTGTTCAGGTTGCGCAGCTGATCGAACAGGCTGTCACTGTAGCCGTTGTAACGCTTGCGCAGGGTCTTTACGCTGTATTCGCGCGCTTCAGACTCGAGCTTCTCGGCGTAATCGAACGGCTTGGAAGCCAGCTTCTTCTGCTGCTCTTCAGCGGCGTTGATACCCTTGTCCACGATTTCCTGGAGCTGTTCCTGATAAGACTTGAGTTTACCCATGATAAATCCCCTTGGTTTCCTGAAAGTTCCAAGGCCCTGTCGAAACCAGTGCAACGAGGGCCTTACTTCAATCTCACAAACCAAGTTACGCTCTAAAATTAGAATGTTCATACTAAAAGCAGGAAGTGAACGAATAAGGGCTTTTACGGATTATTCACTTGATCCTGAAAACCCGGCTGGCATAATGCCGAGCTGTCACAGAAGCCCGTCTCCCCGTTTTATTCAGGCTCCATACGCTTAATCAACAAAGGCCTCGATCAGGCCCGTATGCGAGTAACCATGACCACCAGCAAAACCCGACAACCGCATTTCTCCTCATTCCTTTTACCAGTGATTGCCGCCTCTTTCCTCCTTGCTGCCTGCCAGGAAGATTCCCGCGAATCCGGATATTCTGCAACCGAGGCAAGAGAGCTAAGGTGGACAGCTCCGCTGACACGTGAAGATGGCTCCTCACTGAAACCTGGAGAGATTGCGGAATTCAGGGTTTACTATCGCCTCAGGCACCAGGAGGACTTTAAGGTAATCCGCATTGACAACCCATCTACAACCAGGCTTTCGCTGGAACAGATGGCTCAAGGCGCTTACGAGTTCGCCATAACCACGGTAGATATTGAAGGCTTGGAAAGCAGGCGCTCGACGCCGGTCGCCGTCGATCTGATCTGATTGGCACTTACCAGCGGAAAATCACCCAGCTAGGCACCAACATGTCGGACTCGGTTTCCCGGATCCAACCGCCGCCATCCGCTGGCACCAGGTAATACTCCGGTCCGACTTCCGGTACAACCTTGATTTCCATCAGCTGTCCGTTGACCCGGTATTCATAGAACACTTCCTGCTCACCCGGGCGAATAACAATCTCGGGGCCCTGGCTTGCAGGCTGGTAATCCGAGATCACCACTGGCTCGTCGGGAGTTGTCACCGGCGTCTCATCCAGAGCGCCTTCTTCCTGGGCCAGAGCGGCCAAAGGCAGACAAGCGAGCAACAAAGCCGGGCAGGCGATTCGTTTCATTTTCGTGATACCCTTTCGTCCATCGATTTCAGTACAGAGTTGCATAAGCCAACCCACGCTTCAATCAGATTCCGGACCTGTTTTGACATGACCAGCAAAAACACACCACCTGTGGTTCTTGTGGACGGATCGTCCTATCTTTTCCGTGCTTATCATGCACTTCCACCACTCACCACAAGCAAGGATCATCCGACCGGAGCCATCAAGGGCGTGATCAGCATGCTCCGCCGCCTGGAACAGGATTTTCCCGGGTCCAAGATGGTGGTGGTGTTCGACGCCAAGGGCAAAACCTTCCGGCATGATCTTTATGAAGAGTACAAGGCCAACCGACCTCCCATGCCGGAGGATCTCGCCTGCCAGATCGAGCCTATTCACGAGATCGTAAAGGCCATGGGGCTGCCGCTGCTAACGGTGACAGGCGTTGAGGCCGACGACGTGATCGGCACCCTCGCCAACGAAGCAACCAGCAAAGGCATCGATGTGGTGGTATCCACCGGCGACAAGGACATGGCGCAACTGGTCAGCGATCACGTTACGCTGATTAACACCATGACCGAGACCCGGATGGACCGGGACGGCGTGGTAGAGAAATTCGGCGTTACTCCGGAGCAGATTGTCGATTACCTGGCCCTGGTGGGCGATAAGGTGGAC
This region includes:
- a CDS encoding exodeoxyribonuclease III, which encodes MRVVSISVNGLAQAVEKGFFDWLAEQDADVVCVQDHRMRAYEIEDYNLIPEGYEAYFIDGEKNEDGGVGIYTRHFPKAIMYGFANEQADREGRFIQADFDKVSVACVLAPCALGREDELIGEDDLTVLDHKDEFMESFGLHMQKTLRKRRQFIFCANLQTAHHVTDASPLYHKLDFSGFLPHERAWLDRLFDEMGCVDGFREINKQSNQFTWWPEQAEGSRKNAGIRVDYQLLTPGIRKTIEDGWIDDSTRFSDHAPVIMDYDIEIGF
- the pyrE gene encoding orotate phosphoribosyltransferase is translated as MHDYQQKFIEFAIRRNVLRFGEFTLKSGRTSPYFFNAGLFNTGDDLLQLSKAYAAAIARSGLDYDIIFGPAYKGIPLATVTAMALATDGNSKPFAFNRKEKKDHGEGGNIVGAPLQGKVLIVDDVITAGTAIRESIDIIRAAGAEPAGVLIALDRQEKGNGELSAIQEVEKEFGIPVVSIIRLEQVLDYLKANPEFAGHAEKVASYRDRYGV
- a CDS encoding DUF4124 domain-containing protein; this translates as MANRLTALSVKTTALALALGFSAQAAANMYRYTDENGQIVISSTIPQEATKRGYDILNDNGRVIDTIPPAPTEEEIAAREAEKQRQKELAEQREQDRALLKRFSHPDQAVRAMHRKIRELEGLIQLKRGNISVISSQLDNEQSRAANMERAGREIPEGTLEKIRRLESQIRDIEREITSQTQEIEELRKAFEADIERLEEVTGEARTLPLDHTEAEN
- a CDS encoding fibronectin type III domain-containing protein, whose product is MTTSKTRQPHFSSFLLPVIAASFLLAACQEDSRESGYSATEARELRWTAPLTREDGSSLKPGEIAEFRVYYRLRHQEDFKVIRIDNPSTTRLSLEQMAQGAYEFAITTVDIEGLESRRSTPVAVDLI
- a CDS encoding DUF2782 domain-containing protein — protein: MKRIACPALLLACLPLAALAQEEGALDETPVTTPDEPVVISDYQPASQGPEIVIRPGEQEVFYEYRVNGQLMEIKVVPEVGPEYYLVPADGGGWIRETESDMLVPSWVIFRW